The Dehalogenimonas sp. THU2 genome has a window encoding:
- the istB gene encoding IS21-like element helper ATPase IstB: protein MLNEQTIAIMNSLKLFGMARGLSERLAGTAHAELSHADFVGLLIQDEQTYRDNQRLTRLLKNAKLRQPATLEDIDYTHTRGLSKQVMLDLATTQWLDARRNVMVTGPTGVGKSFIACALGNSAARAGYTVFYTRAPRLFESLQQARGDGSHLRLLDKLSRVQLLIVDDFLLTSLVDSERRDLLEIIEARYDAGATVVASQCPVSDWHPAIGDPTMADAICDRLLHNAYRLTLKGDSMRRRQEAANHAESSAERGGKQ, encoded by the coding sequence ATGCTCAACGAACAAACCATCGCCATCATGAACTCGCTCAAGCTTTTCGGCATGGCCAGGGGACTGAGTGAGCGCCTGGCCGGGACCGCTCATGCCGAACTCTCTCACGCCGACTTCGTCGGCCTCTTGATCCAGGACGAACAGACCTATCGCGATAACCAGCGTCTGACGCGCCTTTTAAAGAATGCCAAACTGCGGCAGCCGGCGACACTGGAAGATATCGACTACACCCACACCAGGGGCCTCTCCAAGCAGGTGATGCTGGACCTGGCGACCACCCAATGGCTGGATGCCCGCCGAAATGTGATGGTCACCGGGCCGACCGGTGTCGGCAAGTCTTTCATCGCCTGCGCCTTGGGTAACTCAGCCGCTAGAGCCGGTTACACCGTGTTTTACACCCGGGCGCCAAGGCTTTTCGAGAGCCTTCAACAGGCGCGAGGCGACGGCTCCCACCTCAGGCTGCTGGACAAGCTATCGAGGGTGCAACTGCTCATCGTCGATGATTTTCTGCTCACTTCTCTGGTGGACTCTGAGCGCCGCGACCTGCTGGAAATCATCGAAGCCCGCTACGACGCCGGCGCCACCGTCGTGGCCAGCCAATGTCCTGTCTCTGACTGGCACCCGGCGATCGGCGATCCCACCATGGCCGACGCCATCTGCGACAGGCTGCTGCACAATGCTTACCGGCTTACTCTCAAGGGCGATTCCATGCGCCGTAGGCAGGAGGCCGCTAACCATGCAGAATCATCCGCGGAGAGAGGAGGAAAGCAGTGA
- the istA gene encoding IS21 family transposase, which translates to MPNKRLPMRKIKEVLRLRYVCGLSEREIARSCNVTRSTVGNYLRRATVAGLDWAGAAEITETEIQARLFPVIVPASAAARPPPDCEYIYNQLRGYKNVNLTLIQLWLEYKEKHSDGYQYTQFCEYYRRWRGKLDFCMRQEHRAGEKLFIDYSSGHSVVDLATGELLPTQLFVAVWGASNHTYAEATLSQTLPNWIGSHVRAFEFFGCVPRMLVPDNLKSGVSKACFYEPEINPTYAEMAEHYGCAVLPARPRSPRDKAKVEGGVLVAQRWILAVLRERTFYSLSELNSAIRECLERINARTMRRMGKSRNELFEALDRPSALPLPPKAYEYAEWRKARVNIDYHIEVDGHFYSVPFQLLRERLDVRLTVSTIEVLHKGERVAAHARSCVRGQPSTLRDHMPPSHRQYAEWSPSRFIQWAGKTGAATAQLVEKILLSRTYPEQSYRACMGIMRLTRQYEPSRVEAAARRALEYNTCTYRSVCSILASGLDSRSEPKLERRHATLPLHDNIRGPEFYN; encoded by the coding sequence ATGCCGAACAAGAGGTTGCCCATGCGTAAGATAAAAGAAGTCCTGCGTTTAAGATATGTGTGCGGTCTCAGCGAACGCGAGATCGCCCGCAGCTGCAACGTCACCCGAAGCACAGTAGGGAACTATCTCAGGCGCGCCACCGTCGCCGGTCTGGATTGGGCTGGGGCGGCCGAGATCACTGAGACCGAGATCCAGGCTCGGCTTTTCCCGGTCATTGTCCCGGCGTCTGCGGCGGCGCGGCCGCCGCCGGACTGCGAGTACATCTATAACCAACTGCGTGGCTACAAGAACGTCAATCTGACGCTGATCCAGCTATGGCTGGAATACAAAGAAAAGCACAGTGACGGCTACCAGTACACCCAATTCTGCGAGTACTATCGCCGCTGGCGCGGCAAGCTCGATTTCTGCATGCGCCAGGAGCACCGGGCCGGAGAGAAGCTGTTCATCGACTACTCAAGCGGCCACTCCGTCGTCGACCTGGCCACCGGCGAACTCCTCCCCACCCAGCTCTTCGTCGCCGTCTGGGGCGCCTCCAACCACACCTACGCCGAGGCAACGCTCAGCCAGACGCTACCGAATTGGATCGGATCCCACGTGCGCGCTTTCGAGTTTTTCGGCTGTGTGCCCCGGATGCTGGTACCGGACAATCTCAAGAGCGGCGTCAGCAAAGCCTGCTTCTACGAGCCGGAGATTAACCCGACCTACGCCGAGATGGCCGAGCACTACGGCTGCGCCGTCCTGCCGGCGCGCCCGCGGAGTCCTCGAGACAAGGCCAAGGTGGAAGGCGGCGTGCTGGTAGCCCAGCGCTGGATACTGGCGGTGCTAAGGGAACGCACCTTCTACAGCCTCTCCGAGCTCAACTCCGCCATCCGCGAGTGCCTGGAGCGAATCAACGCCCGCACCATGCGCCGGATGGGGAAGTCACGAAATGAACTCTTCGAAGCACTCGACCGGCCGAGTGCCCTGCCTCTACCGCCGAAAGCCTACGAGTACGCCGAATGGCGCAAGGCCAGGGTGAACATCGACTACCATATCGAGGTGGACGGGCACTTCTATAGCGTGCCTTTCCAATTGCTGCGTGAAAGACTGGACGTCCGGCTGACGGTAAGCACCATCGAGGTGCTGCATAAGGGCGAACGAGTAGCCGCACATGCCCGCTCTTGTGTCCGGGGCCAGCCTTCAACGCTAAGAGATCACATGCCGCCGTCGCACCGCCAGTATGCCGAGTGGAGCCCGTCGCGCTTCATCCAGTGGGCAGGCAAGACCGGGGCGGCCACCGCCCAACTGGTGGAGAAGATACTCTTGTCCCGCACCTACCCCGAGCAGTCTTATCGCGCCTGCATGGGCATCATGAGACTGACCCGGCAGTATGAGCCATCCCGCGTCGAAGCCGCGGCGAGAAGAGCGCTTGAATACAACACCTGCACCTACAGGTCGGTATGCTCCATCTTGGCTTCGGGACTGGACTCCCGATCGGAGCCGAAGCTGGAACGGCGGCATGCGACTTTACCGCTTCACGACAACATCAGGGGACCCGAATTCTACAACTAG